The nucleotide sequence TGTCCCGGTGCTCATGGATGCCATCATGCTCGGTCAGTCCCTCGCCCTCGGCCCGTCGTGGCTGAACCCCGACACCTTGCTCGACGCCTTGGGTGCCTGGGCGTTGTGGGGTGCCACGGCGATCATCTTCGCCGAGTGTGGCCTGCTCATCGGCTTCTTCCTGCCGGGCGACTCGCTGTTGTTCACCGTGGGCATGCTGATCAGCACGGGGGTCATCCACCACTCGTTGTGGCTGGCCTGCCTGGTGCTCACCGTGGCGGCGTTCGTGGGCAACGTGGTGGGCTATCAGATCGGCGTCGTCTCCGGGCCGGCGGTCTTCAAGAAACAGGACTCGCGGCTGTTCCGGAAGGAGTACGTCGACAAGACCGTCGAGTTCTTCGACCGCTATGGCAACCGGGCCATCGTGCTGGCGCGCTTCGTGCCGATCGTGCGCACCTTCATCACGGTGATGGCCGGCGTCGGCAAGATGGACCGGAAACGCTACTTCCTCTACAGCGGCATCGGTGCGGTGCTCTGGGCCTGCGGGGTGACCCTGCTGGGCGCGGCCCTGGGACAGGTGGAGTTCGTCCGTACCAACATCGAGGTCATTCTGTTGGCGATCGTCGGCGTCTCCGTGATCCCGGTGGCCGTCGAGGTCCTCCGCGAACGCGCCAAGTCCCGCCGCGCCGCCTGACCAAACCCGCTCATGCTCCGCAGGTGACTGCTCATGCTCCGCGGATGACGCTGTCGGGGTGGTTTCGGCCCTGAATCGGTGACACCTGCGGAGCATGGGCAGGGTGGGCGCGGCCGGTGAAGGTGCGTCGGCCGCGCAGGGTTCGGTTGAGGTGTCCGGCGAGCTCGAGTGCGCGGGAGGAGCTGCGGACGTCGCCGGCCTCCCACCGGACCACCTCGGCCCCGAGCCGCCGAAACCCCTGTTCGCGGTGGCGCTCGGCGGCGATCAGGTCGGCCAAGGCGTTGGTGTCGGCCCCGGCCTGCTCGGCCAGCGCGAGCAACGACTTGATCCGGCCGTCGGACTCGCCGACCACACCGGCTGGCCACCAGCAGTCGACGCGCCCCACGAAAGTCCCTGCGGGAGTGAGAATCTCGACCTGCCAGAGTGGCTGATCCACGGCGCAATCGTGTAGGGCCCACGCCGACCACGACTCCAGCGGTGTCTCGCGACGGGGGCTCGCGAGTGCGGCGATCGTGCGTGCGCGGACGACGCCCGGCCAGCCGCGCTGGCGGTACAGCGCGATGAACACGTCATTGGTCGACAGACCGTGGATCCGTTGTGCCGCATCGGCCACCGCCAAGCCGTCGTGGGGAGAGAGCGTGCGCAGACAGTCGGCCACGGTGCGGGACAGGGTGGTCACCGGGATGCCCTGTGAGTCGGCGGTGATCTCGTCGTCCGGGCAGGGTGCCACGAGCACGTGCAGTCCGTCACGTCGTCGTGTCGGCCCGTCGGTTGCGGTCACGGCCACCGGCGGCCAGCCACCCCACGGCTCGGGCAGGCGCCAGAGCCGAGCCGCGTGGGCGTGGCTGACCACGACATCACGATGCAGGGCGCGGACGACGGCCACCGTCTCGGCGTCCAGGGGATGCAGGCCGGGTGGTGCCAGGACGCCGCGGCGGAGCGTGACCAGCCGTCCGTCGCGGATCTGGCGAGTGATCTCGTGGTTGCTGGCCCCGGTGTCACGCAGCTCGGCGCGGGTGTGGATCGGTAGCGGCGTGCCGGGGTTGGGTAGGGGAGCGAGGTTGCGGGTGCGAGCGGTCATGTCTGGCACGGTGGCCGCGCCGGCCGAGCCGGCGCACGTCGTCCAAGGTGGTCTGTGGACGGTGGGACGTCACCGTCGATCTGGGGACGCAACGACGCCGTCGTCGCGAGCCCGTGCGTCGTGAACCACCCCCCAACCCGCTCATGCTCCGCGGGTGACGCCTCACGGGCCGAAATCTGCCCGATTACGCGTCACCAGCGGAGCATGAGCGGTCACCTGCGGAGCATGAGCGGGTTTGTCAGCGCTTGATCTGCATGACGACGGCCTTGGGCTCGGTGAAGAACTCACGGCTGAAGTTGCCACCCTCGCGGCCGACGCCGGAGTCGCCGACGCCGCCGAAGGGGGTGCGCAGGTCGCGGATGAAGAAGCAGTTCACCCAGACCGTTCCCGCCCTCAGCTGCGAGCTGACCCGGTGTGCGCGCGAGAGGTTCTCGGTGAAGACCATCGCGTTCAACCCGTAACGGGTGTCGTTGGCCAGCCGAACCGCCTCGGCCTCGTCGGTGAAGCGGTTGACGATGCAGACCGGCCCGAAGATCTCTTCGCAGTACGGCGCGGCGTCCAGGGCCAGGCCGTCGGCGATGGTCGGACGCACCACCCAGGAGCCGTCGGTCGCCACACCCCCCGTGTAGACGTGCCCGCCCAGCTCCTCGATCTGGGCCACGTAGCCGGTGACCTTGTCGAAGTGCTTCTTGGACGACAGCGCCGAGAACTTCGTGCCGGGTGCCAGCGGGTCGCCGATCTGCAGCTCCTCGGCCTTGGCGACGAACCGCCTCATGAACTCGTCGTAGATGCCGTCTTGCACGAAGAGCCGTGAACCGGCCAGACAGATCTGACCCGCGTTGCGGAAGATCGCCTCGACAGCCCAGTACACGGCGTTGTCGAGGTCGGCATCCTCGAACACGATGTTCGCACCCTTGCCGCCCAACTCCAACGAGACGGGCGCCAGATGCGTTGCAGCAGAGGCCATCACCATCTTGCCCGTGGTGGACGAGCCGGTGAAGGTGACCCGGTCGACGTCCCAGTCGGCCGTCAGCGACGATCCAGCTGGGGCACCGTGCCCGTTGAGCACGTTCAGCACCCCGGGTGGGAAGCCCACCTCGGCGGCCAATCGGCCGAGGTGCGTGACGGACGCCGGGGTGTCCTCGGACGGCTTGATGATGCAGGTGTTGCCCCAGGCGATCGCCGGGGCGATCTTCCAGGACGCCATCATCAGCGGGAAGTTCCACGGCGAGATCGCTGCGACCACACCGGCCGGGCCGAATTCGCTGTAGCAGTGGTGGCCCGAGTCCATCGGGAACACCTCACCGCAGTGGTCGCGCTGGTGGTCGGCGAAGAACCGGAAGTTCCACACCGACCGCGCCACATCGTGTTTGGCCTGTTCGAACGGCTTGGCCATGTTGGTGGAGTCGTAGCCGGCGAGTTCGTCGACCTTCTCCTCCATCCGATCGGCGAGCTTGTG is from Kineosporiaceae bacterium and encodes:
- a CDS encoding VTT domain-containing protein encodes the protein MLGQSLALGPSWLNPDTLLDALGAWALWGATAIIFAECGLLIGFFLPGDSLLFTVGMLISTGVIHHSLWLACLVLTVAAFVGNVVGYQIGVVSGPAVFKKQDSRLFRKEYVDKTVEFFDRYGNRAIVLARFVPIVRTFITVMAGVGKMDRKRYFLYSGIGAVLWACGVTLLGAALGQVEFVRTNIEVILLAIVGVSVIPVAVEVLRERAKSRRAA
- a CDS encoding aldehyde dehydrogenase, with amino-acid sequence MEFFGHIIDGVEVESLDGGRFDVYNPWTREVWAQAAEGGEKDARRAVASSRAAFDSGPWPRMGRAERAGWIHKLADRMEEKVDELAGYDSTNMAKPFEQAKHDVARSVWNFRFFADHQRDHCGEVFPMDSGHHCYSEFGPAGVVAAISPWNFPLMMASWKIAPAIAWGNTCIIKPSEDTPASVTHLGRLAAEVGFPPGVLNVLNGHGAPAGSSLTADWDVDRVTFTGSSTTGKMVMASAATHLAPVSLELGGKGANIVFEDADLDNAVYWAVEAIFRNAGQICLAGSRLFVQDGIYDEFMRRFVAKAEELQIGDPLAPGTKFSALSSKKHFDKVTGYVAQIEELGGHVYTGGVATDGSWVVRPTIADGLALDAAPYCEEIFGPVCIVNRFTDEAEAVRLANDTRYGLNAMVFTENLSRAHRVSSQLRAGTVWVNCFFIRDLRTPFGGVGDSGVGREGGNFSREFFTEPKAVVMQIKR